From Pelagicoccus albus, the proteins below share one genomic window:
- a CDS encoding DEAD/DEAH box helicase yields MPFATLGLRPEIVSAVVAKGYTEPSPIQAKAIPAILEGRDVLGGAQTGTGKTAAFSLPLLQRLTQNNFKTKRPRALILAPTRELAAQVHQSILDYGKDLSLRSACFFGGVNINPQITKLRHGVDIIVATPGRLLDLCQRHEANLGAIETLVLDEADRMLDMGFIHDIRKILKVLPAERQNLFFSATYGKEVKRLADTILRNPVEVEVTPRNSTADQVAQEAYSIGQKNKRSALSALIKEGDWQQVLVFTRTKHGANRLAKQLNSDGIEAAAIHGNKSQGARERALEDFKTNYIRVLVATDIAARGIDIADLPHVVNFELPNVPEDYVHRIGRTGRAGRKGKAISLVSSDEEAYLVAIEKLLKREIKMLELSPNGKIGREAKRIANPQKPKKTQTARGPKPGNDRSNNHKAGSKNRPNRRRGPQKTNKPSGSQGGSGPSARPAAESSPAKTANPPRNRRNRRPPNRPKF; encoded by the coding sequence ATGCCATTCGCAACCCTCGGGCTTCGCCCCGAAATCGTTTCCGCTGTTGTAGCCAAAGGCTACACTGAACCATCTCCTATCCAGGCCAAAGCCATTCCCGCGATTCTCGAAGGTCGAGACGTGCTCGGAGGAGCCCAGACAGGTACGGGAAAAACCGCAGCATTCAGCTTGCCGCTCCTGCAGCGACTGACTCAGAACAACTTCAAGACCAAGCGTCCCAGAGCGCTGATACTCGCTCCAACTCGCGAACTCGCCGCCCAAGTTCACCAAAGCATCTTGGACTATGGCAAAGATCTCTCCTTGAGATCCGCCTGTTTCTTCGGAGGCGTTAACATAAATCCGCAGATAACTAAGCTGCGGCACGGAGTGGACATCATTGTAGCGACACCCGGTCGACTTCTCGACCTTTGCCAACGACACGAGGCAAATCTCGGCGCCATCGAAACGCTGGTATTGGACGAAGCGGACCGCATGCTAGATATGGGCTTCATCCACGACATCCGCAAAATCCTCAAAGTCCTGCCCGCCGAAAGACAAAATCTCTTCTTTTCCGCCACCTATGGCAAGGAGGTGAAGAGGCTGGCAGACACGATTCTGCGAAATCCTGTCGAAGTGGAGGTCACTCCTCGAAACTCGACCGCCGACCAAGTAGCCCAAGAAGCCTATTCTATCGGCCAAAAGAACAAACGTTCCGCCCTATCCGCACTGATAAAAGAGGGAGATTGGCAGCAAGTCCTCGTTTTCACTCGCACCAAGCACGGAGCAAACCGTTTGGCCAAACAGCTAAATTCGGACGGTATCGAAGCGGCCGCCATCCACGGTAACAAAAGCCAAGGAGCTCGCGAGCGTGCTCTCGAGGACTTCAAAACCAACTATATTAGAGTTTTAGTCGCCACAGATATTGCCGCGCGTGGCATCGACATCGCCGATCTTCCACATGTGGTTAATTTCGAGCTACCAAATGTCCCTGAGGACTACGTCCATCGCATTGGCCGAACTGGCCGAGCCGGACGAAAAGGGAAAGCCATTTCTCTCGTTTCATCCGACGAAGAAGCCTATCTCGTAGCCATCGAGAAGTTGCTGAAGCGGGAAATAAAAATGCTCGAGCTCAGCCCCAACGGAAAAATTGGCCGGGAAGCGAAACGAATCGCCAATCCGCAAAAGCCGAAAAAGACGCAGACTGCTCGTGGTCCAAAGCCGGGGAACGATCGCTCCAACAATCACAAAGCTGGATCCAAAAACCGCCCGAATCGCAGACGAGGTCCTCAAAAAACGAACAAGCCAAGCGGGTCCCAAGGTGGATCGGGGCCCTCCGCCCGCCCCGCCGCTGAATCCTCGCCTGCCAAGACTGCGAATCCTCCCCGGAACAGGAGAAATCGTAGACCTCCCAATCGGCCAAAATTCTAA
- a CDS encoding aminotransferase class V-fold PLP-dependent enzyme, whose translation MHRRDFLKASAVSGIALGIGEKAVSAASFERLSSFDKAGKSPEELARDEGYWREVRRDYAPASDFVNLEYGYFCPASLPVLEEEIRGSREINSRASFFMRREMWGELEQTREDLAKLAGVTADEICITRNTTESMNIVVQGLDFKEGDEIVYSDQDYGSMVEAMKQKAERFGIVLKQVAVPLHPESDEEIVAVFENAITPKTKLLHVTHLINLSGHVLPVKKISDMAHKHGVEVLLDSAHAFAHIDYDIPDLGCDYLGTSLHKWLGSPVGLGMLYVKKEKIPQVWGLMGDTVRADDDIRKLERLGTRPYNHHRGLRTAIKYHDEIGSSEKFERLNYLNTYWTSHFRDHERVFLNTPKEKMRHGAIANVGIEGVDPADLGKFLYDNYSILTAPIPNHPIVKGVRITPGVPTPLRHLDILIEALDKAAKTL comes from the coding sequence ATGCACAGACGAGATTTTTTGAAGGCTTCAGCGGTAAGCGGTATTGCTCTAGGTATTGGAGAAAAGGCAGTTTCGGCAGCTAGTTTCGAACGGCTTTCTTCTTTCGACAAAGCCGGAAAATCCCCGGAAGAACTTGCCCGCGATGAAGGGTACTGGCGTGAGGTGCGTCGGGACTACGCTCCGGCATCCGATTTTGTGAATTTGGAATATGGATACTTCTGCCCCGCGTCTCTTCCGGTCTTGGAAGAGGAGATTCGCGGTAGCAGAGAGATTAATTCTAGAGCCTCGTTTTTTATGCGCCGGGAAATGTGGGGAGAGCTTGAACAGACCCGCGAAGATCTCGCCAAGCTGGCAGGAGTGACTGCCGATGAAATTTGCATCACTCGTAACACGACTGAGTCCATGAACATCGTGGTCCAAGGTCTAGACTTCAAGGAAGGCGACGAGATCGTGTATTCAGACCAAGATTACGGAAGTATGGTTGAGGCGATGAAGCAGAAGGCAGAGCGTTTTGGCATTGTCCTCAAACAGGTCGCGGTGCCATTGCATCCTGAATCGGATGAAGAGATCGTGGCTGTTTTTGAAAATGCGATTACGCCAAAGACGAAACTGCTGCACGTAACGCATTTGATAAATCTGAGCGGGCACGTTTTGCCAGTTAAGAAGATTTCGGACATGGCTCACAAGCACGGAGTCGAGGTTCTCTTGGACTCGGCCCACGCCTTTGCTCATATCGATTATGATATCCCCGATTTGGGATGTGACTACCTTGGGACCAGTTTACACAAGTGGCTCGGATCACCGGTTGGATTAGGTATGCTCTATGTCAAAAAGGAAAAGATTCCACAAGTTTGGGGACTAATGGGGGACACTGTTAGAGCAGACGATGATATACGGAAGTTGGAACGACTTGGAACTCGTCCATACAATCACCACAGAGGTTTGAGAACTGCGATCAAGTACCATGATGAAATTGGGTCGTCGGAAAAATTCGAACGTCTCAATTATCTAAATACATATTGGACCAGCCATTTTCGCGATCATGAGCGCGTATTCCTAAACACGCCGAAAGAGAAAATGCGTCATGGAGCTATCGCCAATGTGGGCATAGAGGGAGTGGATCCAGCAGATTTAGGAAAGTTTTTGTACGACAACTATTCTATTCTCACTGCGCCAATCCCTAATCATCCGATCGTGAAAGGTGTGCGCATAACGCCGGGCGTGCCGACTCCGCTTCGTCACTTGGATATTTTGATCGAGGCCTTGGATAAAGCAGCCAAAACGCTTTGA
- a CDS encoding response regulator, with translation MSNSKNKHRVIVVEDDRTSRAIITRILEKAGYDVLEFGEGRDALHFASMNAPRAMIIDVMLPDMQGTAIAEEISAKLNSRFTKCIFLTGLLTGKSDQKKYFFDIEGKRYRALPKPVRKSRLLNLLDDAISASIEDERNAEAAQASLEASKEVERLAKIQKKKVAIEEEVETDQSLSL, from the coding sequence ATGAGCAACAGTAAGAACAAGCATCGAGTTATCGTAGTCGAAGACGATCGTACTTCCCGAGCCATTATCACCCGCATCCTCGAAAAGGCAGGATACGATGTGCTTGAGTTTGGGGAAGGTCGGGATGCTCTCCACTTTGCATCAATGAATGCTCCCAGAGCTATGATCATAGACGTGATGCTACCAGACATGCAGGGTACTGCGATTGCGGAAGAAATATCAGCCAAGCTGAACAGTCGCTTCACGAAGTGCATTTTTCTGACCGGCCTCCTAACCGGAAAATCTGACCAGAAAAAATACTTCTTCGATATCGAAGGAAAACGCTACCGAGCCCTCCCCAAACCTGTACGAAAATCGCGGCTTTTGAATCTGTTGGATGATGCCATCTCGGCTTCTATCGAGGACGAAAGAAACGCAGAGGCCGCCCAGGCCTCGCTTGAGGCGAGCAAAGAAGTGGAACGCCTCGCTAAAATCCAAAAGAAAAAAGTCGCTATCGAAGAAGAGGTGGAGACTGACCAAAGCCTCTCCCTTTAG
- a CDS encoding RidA family protein produces MKPRFQKNLCRSLALLCLAAAPSGLSIAEPAKKLEELGITLSSGPLPVANYVPAARAGNMVYLAGAIAKDENGKFYRGKVGDDLTVDEGYEVARKVGISLISSLMRELGDLDKVKRIVRVEGFVNCGPDFEKQSLVINGCSDLLVEVFGEKGRHARIAIGASSLPFGAPVEISAIVEVED; encoded by the coding sequence ATGAAGCCCAGATTTCAGAAAAACCTTTGCAGAAGCCTAGCGTTGCTTTGCCTTGCTGCGGCACCTTCGGGACTGTCGATAGCCGAACCCGCCAAAAAGCTAGAAGAGCTCGGCATCACCCTAAGCAGCGGCCCTTTGCCTGTCGCTAACTATGTGCCAGCCGCTCGGGCGGGCAACATGGTATATTTGGCTGGAGCCATCGCTAAAGACGAGAATGGCAAATTCTACCGTGGTAAAGTGGGCGACGATCTGACTGTCGATGAAGGCTACGAAGTTGCCCGAAAGGTTGGCATATCCCTAATCTCATCTTTGATGCGAGAGCTCGGAGATCTTGATAAGGTGAAACGGATTGTCCGAGTAGAGGGCTTCGTGAACTGCGGACCGGACTTCGAGAAGCAATCGCTGGTCATCAATGGTTGCTCGGACCTGCTGGTAGAGGTCTTCGGCGAAAAAGGCAGGCACGCCCGCATCGCCATAGGTGCGAGCTCGCTACCATTTGGAGCCCCGGTTGAGATATCTGCCATCGTAGAGGTGGAAGATTGA